From Shewanella yunxiaonensis, the proteins below share one genomic window:
- a CDS encoding M13 family metallopeptidase — MNKISALAVGIALSLGLASCASEPTQPLAQTQAEVKKVSGIETENFDPKVRFQDDLYYSVNGKWLQRTKIPADKSNYGAFTVLYEKSQAALKQIVEEAAAKPNKVKGSTEQKIGDFYTAYMDTATVEKLGITPLKAQLHDIAAIASYADVAGLMGKLLTSGSSIPFGFYVNNDAKNSSQYGVYLYQSGLTLPDRDYYLKDDAKFIANRDAMRKYVRNLLKAAGYANADSAVANVANIELAIAKNQWTRVESRDANKSYNKMTLAQIQKLTGKFDFAAFVLGSGLAGKTDDIIVRQPSYFEKFGAEFEKFPVSAWKDYLAFHLVDSYAELLSKQFADLHFDFHQKTLQGIEQQEPRWKQAVDGADNVIGELVGKEYVARNFKPEAKVRMESMIKNLIKGFEVSINELEWMTPATKKAAQEKLSKFTYKIGYPDKWKDYSKLQISAKQLVANYQRAASFEYDDMLNKIGKPVDRTEWHMTPQTVNAYYSPVGNEIVFPAAILQPPFFNMEADDAVNYGGIGAVIGHEISHGFDDQGAKYDGDGNLRDWWTDKDRAEFQKRGKALAAQYSAFEPLPGKHVNGDLTLGENIGDLGGLTVALRSYHLSLDGKEAPVMDGLTGDQRFFIGWSQVWRRNYRDAELVRRLLTDPHSPSHYRAMATPRNIDGFYKAFDLKPTDKEYLPEDQRVKIW, encoded by the coding sequence ATGAATAAGATAAGCGCTTTGGCAGTGGGGATTGCCTTGAGCCTTGGTCTGGCATCGTGTGCCAGTGAGCCAACCCAACCGCTGGCACAGACTCAGGCAGAAGTGAAAAAAGTCTCTGGTATTGAAACCGAGAATTTTGATCCAAAAGTACGTTTTCAGGACGACCTGTATTACAGCGTTAACGGTAAATGGCTACAACGTACCAAGATCCCGGCAGATAAATCCAATTACGGGGCGTTTACCGTTCTCTATGAAAAAAGCCAAGCGGCACTGAAGCAGATCGTTGAAGAAGCGGCTGCCAAACCGAATAAAGTCAAAGGCAGTACTGAACAGAAAATCGGGGATTTTTACACCGCTTATATGGACACCGCGACAGTTGAAAAACTGGGCATTACCCCGTTAAAAGCGCAACTGCATGACATCGCCGCGATTGCCAGCTATGCAGATGTTGCCGGGTTGATGGGCAAATTGCTGACGTCAGGCAGCAGCATTCCCTTCGGTTTCTATGTGAACAATGATGCCAAAAATTCCAGTCAATATGGTGTGTATCTTTACCAAAGTGGTCTGACGCTGCCTGACCGCGATTATTACCTGAAAGATGACGCCAAGTTTATTGCTAACCGCGATGCCATGCGCAAATACGTGCGTAATCTGCTCAAGGCTGCGGGTTATGCTAATGCTGACAGCGCAGTAGCGAATGTGGCCAACATTGAATTGGCGATTGCGAAAAACCAGTGGACCCGCGTGGAGTCCCGTGACGCGAATAAGTCATACAACAAAATGACCTTGGCGCAGATCCAGAAGCTGACGGGTAAGTTCGATTTCGCAGCGTTTGTATTGGGCAGTGGCCTGGCGGGTAAAACCGACGACATCATCGTGCGCCAGCCTTCTTACTTCGAAAAATTTGGCGCTGAATTTGAGAAATTTCCAGTCTCTGCCTGGAAGGACTATTTAGCATTCCATCTGGTTGACAGCTATGCCGAGTTACTGAGCAAGCAGTTTGCCGATCTGCATTTCGATTTCCACCAGAAAACCTTACAGGGCATCGAGCAACAGGAGCCGCGCTGGAAGCAGGCGGTTGATGGTGCTGACAATGTTATCGGTGAGCTGGTGGGTAAAGAATACGTGGCCCGCAACTTCAAACCTGAAGCGAAAGTGCGCATGGAAAGCATGATCAAAAACCTGATCAAAGGCTTTGAAGTCAGCATTAACGAACTGGAATGGATGACCCCGGCGACCAAGAAAGCGGCTCAGGAAAAACTGTCGAAGTTTACCTATAAGATTGGCTATCCGGACAAATGGAAAGACTATAGCAAACTGCAGATCAGTGCTAAGCAACTGGTGGCTAACTATCAGCGTGCCGCCAGCTTTGAGTACGACGATATGCTCAACAAAATTGGCAAGCCAGTCGATCGCACCGAGTGGCACATGACGCCACAGACGGTAAATGCTTACTACAGCCCAGTGGGTAATGAAATCGTATTCCCGGCCGCAATTTTACAACCGCCGTTCTTCAACATGGAGGCGGATGATGCGGTGAACTATGGCGGCATTGGCGCAGTGATTGGTCACGAAATCAGTCATGGTTTTGACGACCAAGGCGCCAAATATGACGGTGATGGCAACCTGCGTGACTGGTGGACCGATAAAGATCGTGCAGAGTTCCAGAAGCGTGGTAAAGCCCTGGCGGCACAATACAGTGCTTTTGAACCTTTGCCGGGCAAACATGTGAACGGTGATTTGACGCTAGGTGAAAACATCGGGGATCTGGGTGGATTAACGGTCGCCTTGCGCTCTTATCATCTGAGTCTTGATGGTAAAGAGGCTCCGGTTATGGATGGCCTGACCGGCGATCAACGCTTCTTCATTGGCTGGTCGCAGGTATGGCGCCGTAACTATCGTGATGCAGAGCTGGTGCGCCGTTTGTTGACTGACCCGCATTCTCCCAGTCACTATCGGGCGATGGCTACGCCACGTAACATCGACGGTTTCTATAAGGCGTTTGATCTGAAACCGACCGATAAAGAGTATTTACCCGAAGATCAACGAGTGAAAATCTGGTAA
- the hxpB gene encoding hexitol phosphatase HxpB gives MKNTPLNAVIFDMDGVLIDSEPVWQQAEFDILTAKGLPITKAEIAQTTGLRIDEVAEYWYQRFPSDDFDTAMVADYIIEQVIRYIRQDGKAMIGVNEALQACRTYQLKVGLATSSSSNIIDAVLEQLQIREYFDVIQSAESLPYGKPHPEVYLRCASALGIAPVSCLAVEDSFNGLIAARAARMQTLVIPASSQRHDPRWTAAHHQADNLRQLPALLAQLIDNA, from the coding sequence ATGAAAAATACCCCGCTCAACGCAGTGATTTTCGATATGGATGGCGTACTGATCGATTCTGAGCCCGTATGGCAACAGGCAGAATTTGATATTCTTACGGCCAAAGGATTGCCCATCACCAAAGCAGAAATTGCGCAAACCACCGGTCTGCGGATAGACGAGGTAGCTGAATACTGGTATCAGCGTTTTCCTTCCGATGATTTTGATACGGCCATGGTGGCAGACTACATTATCGAGCAGGTCATCCGCTACATCCGCCAGGATGGCAAGGCCATGATCGGCGTTAACGAGGCGCTGCAAGCCTGCCGGACATACCAGTTGAAAGTTGGACTGGCAACCTCCTCATCCAGCAATATTATCGACGCGGTGCTGGAGCAGTTACAGATCCGTGAATATTTTGATGTCATTCAAAGTGCTGAATCACTACCTTATGGCAAACCGCATCCTGAGGTCTATCTGCGTTGTGCATCAGCCCTTGGTATTGCGCCGGTCAGTTGCCTCGCTGTCGAAGACTCATTTAACGGACTGATTGCTGCTCGTGCCGCCAGAATGCAGACACTGGTGATTCCCGCATCATCGCAACGGCATGATCCTCGTTGGACAGCCGCGCACCATCAAGCCGACAATTTGCGGCAACTTCCAGCCTTGTTAGCGCAGCTAATAGACAACGCATAA